In Chitinibacter sp. FCG-7, the genomic stretch TTCAAACTGGCTGATCTGCTCTGCTAATTGTTGCGTAGCGGCTGGATCGCTGGCGGCCGATGTATCACTTTGTAAAAAGCGCTGACCGACTTGATCAAGCCCAATCACGTCCATTTCTTTGAGCGGGCTTTTGGCCGTCATCACCATCGTGATATTTTCTTTGGGTAAAACCGCAATCGTTTGGCCACCCCACCCATTGCTGCGTACCAGCCCTTGCCGACCCACCACTGTGCGCCGTAGGCAGGGATGTTAGAAAATTTACCCACCGTGGCTACTCGCTGTTGCGTACTGTAGGTAATCCATTGTTGAGGAATGATTTGCTGGCCTTGCCACTTTCCTTGCTGGCGGTAGAGCTCGCCAAATTTGAGCATATCGCGCGGCAAAATATACAGGCCGCGACCGCCACCATATTGACCATGCTTGTTTTGTACCCAGCGGGTATTTTTGATGGCCAGCGGTTTAAATAGTTTGGCTTCGGCGTAATCGGCCAATGGCATACCTGTGGCCGCGCTAATCAAGGCGCCGAGCAAATCCGACTCGGCGCTGTTGTAGGTAAATTGACCGACTTTATCGGAGTTAATCGGATAGCTTAAATACGCTTTGATCCAATCGTCGGCCTCGCGCACTTTGCCCCAATCATTGAAGGCGCTACCAAAATATTCACTTTTCCATTCAACGCCGGTCGACATGCTGGCCAATTTTTCAACCGTTAGGATTTTGGCGTTTGGCAATTCAGCATACTGCGGCAGGATGTCGGCTACGGTGTTGCTGAGTTTCAATTTACTCTCGCCAATCGCGATGCCGAGCAAGGCCGAAACGACGCTTTTGGTTACCG encodes the following:
- a CDS encoding serine hydrolase domain-containing protein, encoding MTAIEHLPMKPFLIASTFSLICTNPSLAASLDQVSPESQGLSSSKLANMMKYLQTPGTNVDSVIIARNGQIVLEAYAAPNRSDIVHQINSVTKSVVSALLGIAIGESKLKLSNTVADILPQYAELPNAKILTVEKLASMSTGVEWKSEYFGSAFNDWGKVREADDWIKAYLSYPINSDKVGQFTYNSAESDLLGALISAATGMPLADYAEAKLFKPLAIKNTRWVQNKHGQYGGGRGLYILPRDMLKFGELYRQQGKWQGQQIIPQQWITYSTQQRVATVGKFSNIPAYGAQWWVGKGWYAAMGGVAKRLRFYPKKISRW